Proteins found in one Candidatus Palauibacter australiensis genomic segment:
- a CDS encoding HEAT repeat domain-containing protein — MKFRGVFARRAGAGKLFAMMGLAALVLFVIGILRPLRSAFALSGLAAGDFYQVYFISAAVVVVAPIYNFLSDRISWRRLIPLTAAFFALSMVAFRLLYQPGEAWFGLVFYGWYDVLAASLVTHFYIATQIFYNARDAKRAYPIVIASGSAGATLGALLTTVFTSGGGPSENLLLVAGAALLALAGGLALVWSREPPEPPSEYAHAEDPELERSDLRRMAAHPQVRLIAATVLLTIVVKQFIDYQYNTLTREVFTDLGAIAGFLAFVDVLTQWLPIVVLLALRPVLRRWGAAVAVIIFPVAVILATGALAAAVWLSAAALAVAVGARTTEKTFRYSAERTGREILYVPVPEDIKLKAKSYIDVAVEKGLGKALSGVLIMIPSLALAGLSIMGRLIILGVVGVALAGVLLLAFLRVRKSYVTSLAQSFEGRFASLRGTFVSMEDVGALALARDALGDERPLKVAFAFDVLRGATPEDIEALYPELYRLLGHESPGLRARALQSLSRAPGLSNEEAVRARLEDPDSGVRRNAARLLALKAAPRARDVLIPLLDSESANARSAALDCLFSDFGAARAERIATPRFEHLLREHERGALEGSGARELATAAGLVPGHPAVERILLELVSDPREDVAAAAVRSAARLPQPALVQAAIASLAIPRTRSAAREGLAGRGEEIVEPLLAALSDPAGDPWVRRGVASVLGEIATPATIDALITSYLLPETEQALDDQALVSLHRLRTQHDHLTFPAERVLEAVEREVQASRRYARAATALEGVPAAIPRTLLLQALDEARRDRRASVFRWLGLVYPEQPMRRSYLALESGQPRRRANALEWIETTVGHRTFSDLRPVLAEETPQGPSRGAGGVLRELWDDEDAWIARCALWTSFETDRGALGEALSGYTPAEPALAMVARRLARRAESSAQVEGDERDEEEMELIEKVFRLQSVDLLSGVESRQLALLASIAREVEVRPDAIFIRRGEPTDALYLVIHGEVSLEAAGEESISIADGEAFGTWALIDEHPSLVEARAVESTRVLRITREDFRDLLIDHPELGLDLLRGLASRVRGLAMT, encoded by the coding sequence GTGAAGTTCCGCGGGGTCTTCGCGCGGAGAGCCGGGGCGGGGAAGCTGTTCGCCATGATGGGGCTGGCAGCGCTCGTCCTCTTCGTCATCGGGATCCTGCGGCCCCTCCGCAGCGCCTTCGCCCTCTCGGGGCTGGCCGCGGGCGACTTCTACCAGGTGTACTTCATCAGCGCGGCGGTCGTGGTCGTCGCTCCGATCTACAACTTCCTGTCGGATCGCATCTCGTGGCGCCGCCTCATCCCCCTGACGGCGGCGTTCTTCGCGCTCAGCATGGTCGCCTTCCGCCTCCTCTACCAGCCGGGGGAGGCGTGGTTCGGGCTGGTCTTCTACGGCTGGTACGACGTGCTGGCGGCCTCGCTCGTCACGCACTTCTACATCGCGACGCAGATCTTCTACAACGCGCGCGATGCGAAGCGCGCCTATCCGATCGTCATCGCCTCGGGTTCGGCCGGGGCCACGCTCGGAGCGCTCCTCACGACCGTCTTCACCTCGGGCGGCGGGCCGTCCGAGAACCTGCTTCTCGTGGCGGGCGCAGCGCTCCTTGCGCTGGCGGGTGGTCTCGCTCTTGTCTGGTCGCGGGAGCCGCCGGAGCCGCCATCCGAGTATGCGCACGCGGAAGATCCCGAACTCGAGCGTAGCGATCTGCGGCGCATGGCCGCGCACCCGCAGGTGCGGCTCATCGCGGCCACCGTGCTGCTGACGATCGTCGTCAAGCAGTTCATCGACTACCAGTACAACACGCTCACGCGCGAGGTCTTCACCGATCTGGGCGCGATCGCCGGCTTCCTGGCCTTCGTCGACGTGCTCACGCAATGGCTCCCGATCGTCGTCCTCCTCGCGTTGCGTCCGGTCCTGCGCCGCTGGGGGGCCGCGGTGGCGGTCATCATCTTCCCCGTGGCCGTGATCCTCGCGACCGGGGCGCTCGCCGCCGCCGTGTGGCTGTCTGCCGCCGCGCTCGCCGTCGCCGTCGGGGCCCGGACGACGGAGAAGACGTTCCGCTATTCCGCCGAGCGCACGGGCCGCGAGATCCTCTACGTCCCCGTCCCGGAGGACATCAAGCTCAAGGCGAAGTCGTACATCGACGTGGCGGTGGAGAAGGGCCTGGGGAAGGCGCTTTCAGGCGTCCTCATCATGATCCCCTCGCTCGCTCTCGCCGGCCTCTCGATCATGGGCCGGCTCATCATCCTCGGCGTCGTCGGCGTGGCGCTGGCGGGCGTCCTGCTGCTCGCGTTCCTCAGGGTGCGAAAGTCGTACGTCACCAGTCTCGCGCAATCCTTCGAGGGGCGCTTCGCCAGCCTGCGCGGAACCTTCGTGTCGATGGAGGATGTGGGGGCGCTGGCGCTCGCGCGGGACGCGCTCGGGGACGAGCGGCCGCTGAAGGTCGCGTTCGCCTTCGACGTCCTGCGCGGTGCCACGCCGGAGGACATCGAGGCGCTCTACCCGGAACTGTACCGTCTCCTCGGGCACGAGAGCCCCGGTCTGCGGGCGAGGGCGCTTCAGTCGCTGTCGCGCGCTCCCGGCCTTTCGAACGAAGAGGCGGTGCGGGCTCGGCTCGAGGACCCGGATTCCGGCGTGCGGCGAAACGCGGCCCGACTCCTCGCCCTGAAGGCGGCGCCGCGCGCCCGCGATGTCCTCATCCCGCTCCTCGACTCGGAGTCGGCGAACGCCCGCTCGGCCGCGCTGGACTGCCTGTTCAGCGACTTCGGCGCCGCGCGGGCCGAACGCATAGCGACCCCCCGTTTCGAGCACCTGCTTCGGGAACATGAGCGGGGTGCGCTCGAAGGATCCGGCGCCCGCGAGCTGGCGACGGCGGCGGGACTCGTCCCCGGTCATCCGGCGGTGGAGCGCATCCTCCTCGAACTCGTCTCCGATCCCCGCGAGGATGTCGCGGCGGCCGCCGTGCGCAGCGCAGCGCGGCTTCCGCAGCCGGCCCTCGTGCAGGCGGCCATCGCGTCGCTGGCGATCCCCCGGACGCGGAGCGCGGCCCGTGAAGGCCTCGCGGGGCGCGGGGAGGAGATCGTCGAACCTCTGCTCGCGGCACTTTCAGACCCTGCCGGCGACCCCTGGGTCCGCCGGGGCGTGGCCAGCGTGCTCGGCGAGATCGCGACGCCCGCGACGATCGACGCCCTCATCACGTCCTATCTGCTGCCGGAGACCGAGCAGGCGCTCGACGACCAGGCGCTCGTGTCGCTCCACCGCCTGCGCACACAGCACGATCACCTCACGTTTCCGGCGGAGAGGGTGCTCGAGGCCGTGGAGCGCGAAGTGCAGGCGTCCCGGCGCTACGCCCGCGCCGCTACCGCGCTCGAGGGGGTGCCGGCAGCGATACCCCGGACGCTCCTCCTGCAGGCGCTGGACGAGGCGAGGAGGGACCGGCGGGCGAGTGTCTTCCGGTGGCTCGGGCTCGTGTACCCCGAGCAGCCGATGCGGCGCAGCTACCTGGCCCTCGAGAGCGGGCAGCCGCGCCGCCGGGCGAACGCGCTGGAATGGATCGAGACCACGGTCGGGCACCGCACGTTCTCCGACCTCAGGCCGGTGCTCGCGGAGGAGACCCCGCAAGGGCCCTCGCGGGGTGCGGGAGGGGTGCTGCGGGAGCTGTGGGACGATGAGGACGCCTGGATCGCGCGGTGCGCGCTCTGGACGTCCTTCGAAACCGACCGCGGCGCGCTGGGCGAGGCTCTCTCCGGTTACACCCCGGCGGAACCGGCGCTGGCGATGGTGGCCCGCAGACTTGCGCGACGGGCAGAATCCTCCGCACAGGTTGAGGGAGATGAACGGGACGAGGAAGAGATGGAACTGATCGAAAAGGTATTCCGCCTGCAGAGCGTGGATCTCCTCTCCGGAGTGGAGAGCCGGCAACTCGCGCTCCTCGCCTCCATCGCGAGGGAGGTCGAGGTGCGGCCCGACGCCATCTTCATCCGCAGAGGGGAGCCGACGGACGCCCTCTACCTCGTGATCCACGGCGAAGTCTCACTCGAGGCGGCCGGAGAGGAATCGATTTCCATCGCCGATGGAGAAGCGTTCGGGACGTGGGCGCTGATCGACGAACACCCGAGCCTCGTCGAAGCGCGCGCCGTCGAGTCCACCCGCGTGCTGCGCATCACGCGGGAGGATTTTCGAGATCTCCTCATCGACCACCCGGAACTCGGCCTCGACCTGCTCCGCGGACTCGCGAGTCGCGTTCGCGGCCTGGCGATGACATGA
- a CDS encoding response regulator, producing the protein MDEIKPDGGTVMVVDDEDMVVDAIQGFLELETDHLVLPFTSARDALAHLEEEPVHAIVADLMMPELDGVQFLTRARRLRPEAARILLTGYADKENAILAINEAGLYQYLEKPWNNDALAFAIRNGVERSLLFRALTERIAELEAANDELAGLRQRWIQAFL; encoded by the coding sequence ATGGATGAGATCAAGCCGGACGGGGGCACCGTGATGGTCGTCGACGACGAGGACATGGTCGTGGATGCCATTCAGGGGTTCCTGGAGCTGGAAACGGACCACCTCGTCCTCCCCTTCACGTCGGCGCGCGACGCCCTGGCCCATTTGGAGGAGGAGCCGGTCCACGCGATCGTGGCTGACCTCATGATGCCCGAACTCGACGGGGTGCAGTTCCTGACGCGGGCCCGCAGGCTGAGGCCGGAGGCCGCGCGGATCCTGCTCACGGGCTACGCCGACAAGGAAAACGCCATCCTCGCGATCAACGAAGCCGGGCTCTACCAGTACCTTGAGAAGCCGTGGAACAACGACGCGCTGGCCTTCGCCATCCGCAACGGGGTCGAACGAAGCCTGCTCTTCCGCGCCCTGACCGAACGCATAGCCGAACTCGAGGCGGCCAACGACGAACTCGCCGGACTCCGGCAGCGCTGGATACAGGCCTTCCTGTGA
- a CDS encoding ATP-binding protein, whose product MSEPGLGPTAREITQARLATLGMLVAGIAHELNTPLGALNSNHHVIERALLKLGKILEDEVVTPDELDEVRRVVRATESVLRTNGIAVERMVNLVRNLRNFGRPTTSEPRPVDLHEGIEGTLALLGHELKEIAVVRDFGELPPVVCHPNRINQVFMNLVHNAAQAMGDGGVLTIRTCAEGERARVRVADTGRGIPPDVIEEIFEPGFTTKGERIGMGLGLAITLQIVHQHGGDISVESEPGLGTTFDVYLPLRQPTGPARKEAPK is encoded by the coding sequence GTGAGCGAGCCGGGACTCGGGCCGACGGCTCGGGAGATCACCCAGGCCCGACTCGCGACGCTCGGCATGCTCGTCGCGGGGATCGCGCACGAACTCAACACGCCGCTGGGCGCGCTGAACAGCAACCACCACGTCATCGAGCGCGCGCTCCTCAAGCTGGGGAAGATCCTCGAGGACGAGGTCGTCACGCCGGACGAACTCGACGAAGTGCGGCGGGTCGTGCGGGCCACGGAGTCGGTGCTGCGAACGAACGGCATCGCGGTGGAACGCATGGTTAACCTCGTCCGGAACCTGCGGAACTTCGGCCGACCCACGACCTCCGAGCCTCGTCCCGTGGACCTTCACGAAGGCATAGAGGGCACGCTGGCCCTTCTCGGACACGAGTTGAAGGAGATCGCGGTCGTCCGCGACTTCGGGGAGCTGCCGCCCGTCGTGTGCCATCCGAATCGGATCAACCAGGTGTTCATGAACCTCGTGCACAACGCGGCGCAGGCCATGGGCGACGGCGGCGTACTCACGATACGGACGTGTGCGGAAGGGGAACGCGCCCGCGTCCGCGTCGCCGACACGGGCCGCGGCATCCCGCCCGACGTCATCGAGGAGATCTTCGAACCCGGCTTCACCACCAAGGGGGAACGGATCGGGATGGGGCTGGGTCTCGCGATCACGCTCCAGATCGTACACCAGCACGGAGGAGACATCTCGGTTGAAAGCGAACCGGGACTCGGGACGACCTTCGACGTGTACCTCCCGCTCCGGCAGCCCACGGGTCCCGCACGGAAGGAGGCTCCGAAATGA
- a CDS encoding metallophosphoesterase, which produces MSGLLCCAVAATGAGWAGASAPASGDATPPAGSPARTGQPGWHVAGEYGLYVAFADAGLEVRWLTEEERPGRVRAIVDGRVVDEQTTEPGYAHAARLRVRAREVTLEYGTEPPDGAGGATPLHRTRVWAVPPPAEVDLASQDSVFVFGDVHGEFDRVITLLGLAGLIDAERRWTGGDAVVAFLGDLFDRGNDVTRLLWFVYGLEREAMAAGGRVITLLGNHEAMVLTGDLRYVAPKEQTIGELHGMSYETLFDPERSVLGRWIAAKPGLVRLEDLLLAHGGVSPAYVDTSLEEYQDTLETFIAEPLFTKWRDEASLREYVRQTRLDTAQIYRRYDFFFGPESVLWYRDLVLTDTLGGHLDAVLERFGARIHVVGHTPVRTIRESYGGKLIAADLLDAAAEMLLLARRPEGGWDRFALSVDGSARPLRLAP; this is translated from the coding sequence ATGTCGGGTCTGCTGTGCTGTGCCGTCGCCGCTACGGGGGCGGGGTGGGCCGGCGCGTCGGCGCCCGCTTCCGGCGACGCGACGCCGCCGGCCGGCTCTCCCGCGCGAACGGGGCAGCCCGGCTGGCACGTCGCGGGGGAGTACGGACTCTACGTCGCCTTCGCCGATGCCGGCCTCGAAGTGCGCTGGCTGACGGAGGAGGAGCGGCCCGGCCGGGTGCGGGCGATCGTCGATGGACGGGTGGTCGATGAGCAGACGACGGAGCCGGGATACGCCCACGCGGCTCGCCTGCGGGTACGGGCGCGCGAGGTCACGCTCGAATACGGAACGGAACCTCCGGACGGCGCTGGCGGGGCCACGCCTCTTCACCGAACCCGGGTCTGGGCGGTGCCTCCGCCCGCGGAAGTCGACCTTGCGAGCCAGGACTCGGTGTTCGTGTTCGGAGATGTGCACGGCGAGTTCGACCGCGTCATCACGCTACTCGGCCTGGCCGGTCTGATCGACGCGGAGCGGCGCTGGACGGGCGGCGACGCGGTGGTTGCCTTTCTCGGGGACCTGTTCGACCGCGGCAACGACGTGACCCGCCTGCTCTGGTTCGTCTACGGCCTGGAGCGGGAGGCCATGGCTGCGGGCGGCCGGGTCATCACGCTCCTCGGCAACCATGAAGCGATGGTCCTGACCGGCGACCTCCGCTACGTGGCGCCGAAGGAACAGACGATCGGTGAACTGCACGGCATGTCCTACGAGACGCTGTTCGATCCGGAGAGGTCCGTCCTCGGACGCTGGATCGCCGCCAAGCCCGGACTCGTTCGACTGGAGGATCTGCTGCTCGCGCACGGGGGCGTGAGTCCGGCATATGTCGACACTTCGCTCGAGGAGTACCAGGACACGCTGGAGACCTTCATCGCGGAACCGTTGTTTACGAAATGGCGGGACGAAGCGTCCCTCCGCGAATATGTCCGCCAGACCCGGCTCGATACCGCCCAGATCTACCGCCGGTACGACTTCTTCTTCGGACCGGAGAGCGTGCTCTGGTATCGGGACCTGGTGCTCACCGACACGCTCGGTGGCCACCTCGATGCCGTCCTGGAGCGCTTCGGGGCCCGCATTCACGTCGTCGGACACACCCCCGTGCGCACGATCCGGGAGAGCTACGGGGGCAAGCTCATCGCCGCGGACCTGCTCGACGCCGCCGCCGAGATGCTCCTTCTTGCGCGCCGGCCGGAAGGCGGGTGGGATCGGTTCGCGTTGTCCGTCGACGGTAGCGCCCGGCCGCTCCGCCTCGCGCCCTGA